The following coding sequences are from one Pseudomonas mendocina window:
- a CDS encoding carbon starvation CstA family protein: MTRIAGHAVWFAVALLGAFALGTVALSRGESINALWIVVAAVAIYLVAYRYYSLFIANKVMGLDPSRATPAVVNNDGLDYVPTNKHILFGHHFAAIAGAGPLVGPVLAAQMGYLPGTLWLIAGVVLAGAVQDFMVLFLSTRRNGRSLGDMVREEMGRIPGTIALFGCFLIMIIILAVLSLIVVKALAESPWGMFTVMATIPIAVFMGVYMRYIRPGRIGEISLIGVVLLLGSIWLGGVVAADPYWGPAFTFTGVQITWMLIGYGFVAAVLPVWLILAPRDYLSTFLKIGTILALAVGILITMPELKMPALTQFIDGTGPVWKGGLFPFLFITIACGAVSGFHALISSGTTPKLLANEAHARYIGYGGMLMESFVAIMAMVAASVIEPGIYFAMNSPAALVGSDVQSVAATVSSWGFMITPEQLEATARDIGEHSILARAGGAPTLAVGIAQILHSVLPGENTMAFWYHFAILFEALFILTAVDAGTRAGRFMLQDLLGNFVPALKKTESWAANMIATGGCVALWGWLLYQGVVDPLGGINTLWPLFGISNQMLAGIALMLGCVVLIKMKRQRYVWVTLVPAVWLLICTTTAGLIKLFDSNPAVGFLALADKYSAAIAKGEVIAPAKDMAQMHHVLFNAYTNATLTILFLFVVMSILFYAIKVGRAALAKPERTDREAPYQSAAELS; encoded by the coding sequence ATGACCCGAATTGCCGGCCATGCCGTCTGGTTCGCCGTCGCGTTGCTGGGCGCCTTCGCCCTCGGCACCGTTGCGCTGAGCCGTGGTGAATCCATCAATGCCTTATGGATCGTGGTTGCCGCCGTAGCGATCTACCTGGTCGCATACCGCTACTACAGCCTGTTCATCGCCAACAAGGTGATGGGGCTGGATCCCTCCCGCGCTACACCCGCTGTCGTCAACAACGACGGTCTCGATTACGTCCCCACCAACAAGCACATCCTCTTCGGTCACCACTTCGCCGCCATTGCTGGCGCAGGCCCGCTGGTGGGCCCGGTGCTGGCTGCACAGATGGGCTACCTGCCTGGCACCCTGTGGTTGATCGCTGGCGTGGTGCTGGCTGGTGCGGTGCAGGACTTCATGGTGCTGTTCCTGTCCACGCGTCGCAACGGTCGCTCGCTGGGCGACATGGTGCGTGAGGAAATGGGCCGGATTCCCGGTACCATCGCGCTGTTCGGTTGCTTCCTGATCATGATCATCATCCTCGCGGTGCTCTCGTTGATCGTGGTCAAGGCCCTGGCCGAAAGCCCGTGGGGTATGTTCACGGTGATGGCGACCATTCCCATCGCGGTGTTCATGGGCGTGTACATGCGCTACATCCGCCCGGGCCGTATCGGTGAAATTTCGCTGATCGGCGTGGTGCTGCTGCTTGGTTCGATCTGGCTCGGTGGCGTGGTCGCGGCCGATCCGTACTGGGGCCCGGCCTTCACCTTCACCGGCGTGCAGATCACCTGGATGCTGATCGGCTATGGCTTCGTCGCCGCCGTGCTGCCGGTGTGGCTGATCCTGGCGCCGCGCGATTACCTGTCGACCTTCCTCAAGATCGGTACCATCCTGGCCCTGGCGGTCGGTATCCTGATCACCATGCCGGAACTGAAGATGCCGGCGCTGACCCAGTTCATCGACGGTACCGGCCCGGTATGGAAGGGCGGCCTGTTTCCCTTCCTGTTCATCACCATCGCCTGTGGTGCGGTATCGGGCTTCCATGCACTGATCAGTTCTGGCACCACGCCCAAGCTGCTGGCCAACGAAGCCCACGCGCGCTACATCGGTTATGGCGGCATGCTGATGGAGTCGTTCGTCGCCATCATGGCCATGGTCGCCGCGTCGGTGATCGAACCGGGCATCTACTTCGCCATGAACAGCCCCGCTGCACTGGTCGGTAGCGACGTGCAATCGGTAGCCGCCACCGTCAGCAGCTGGGGTTTCATGATCACCCCCGAGCAGCTCGAGGCCACGGCCCGTGACATCGGCGAGCACAGCATCCTGGCCCGTGCCGGTGGTGCGCCGACGCTGGCCGTGGGGATCGCGCAGATCCTGCACAGCGTACTGCCGGGTGAGAACACCATGGCCTTCTGGTACCACTTCGCGATCCTCTTCGAAGCGCTGTTCATCCTCACCGCGGTGGACGCCGGTACCCGTGCCGGGCGTTTCATGCTGCAGGATCTGCTGGGCAATTTCGTCCCGGCGTTGAAGAAGACCGAGTCCTGGGCTGCCAACATGATCGCCACCGGTGGTTGCGTGGCGCTGTGGGGCTGGTTGCTGTATCAGGGCGTGGTCGATCCGCTGGGCGGCATCAACACCCTGTGGCCGCTGTTCGGCATCTCCAACCAGATGCTGGCGGGTATCGCGCTGATGCTCGGTTGCGTGGTGCTGATCAAGATGAAGCGCCAGCGCTACGTCTGGGTCACCCTGGTTCCGGCCGTATGGTTGCTGATTTGCACCACCACGGCCGGCCTGATCAAACTGTTCGACTCGAACCCGGCGGTTGGCTTCCTGGCCCTGGCCGACAAGTACAGTGCGGCGATTGCCAAGGGTGAGGTAATCGCCCCGGCCAAGGACATGGCGCAGATGCACCATGTACTGTTCAATGCCTACACCAACGCGACGCTGACCATACTGTTCCTGTTCGTGGTGATGAGCATTCTGTTCTACGCGATCAAGGTCGGCAGGGCAGCGCTGGCCAAGCCGGAACGCACCGACCGTGAGGCGCCGTATCAGTCGGCTGCCGAGCTGAGCTAA
- a CDS encoding YbdD/YjiX family protein — MFNDLARMGRYLGQAARMLVGMPDYDTYVEHMANKHPDQPVMSYEAFFRERQEARYGGGNGRPVRCC; from the coding sequence ATGTTCAACGACCTCGCCCGCATGGGCCGCTACCTGGGCCAGGCTGCCCGTATGCTGGTGGGCATGCCCGACTACGACACCTATGTCGAGCACATGGCCAACAAGCACCCGGATCAGCCGGTAATGAGCTACGAGGCGTTCTTCCGTGAACGCCAGGAAGCGCGTTATGGTGGCGGTAATGGACGGCCTGTGCGCTGTTGTTGA
- the yjiA gene encoding GTPase: MSQLPIPVTVLTGFLGAGKTTLLRHMLKAEHGLRLAVIENEFSATPIDGQLLGDEPVKLVTLANGCVCCSIHVELEKALFLLLDKLDAGELAFDRLVIECTGLADPAPVAQTFFATEELGARYRLDGIVTLVDAVNAERHLSETIAQAQVGFADLILLSKTDLADAASVEALRARLQRINRRAPVQVVEHGRIDLESLLDLRGFELDPTPVRGLTLRPLAPATNTPDRIRTLVLESAEPVDLERLSAFMEGLLARFGDALLRYKGVLAVANEPRRLVFQGVLRLYSFDWDSEWAPDETRESVLVFIGDDLPEDEIRQGFAEALGQR, from the coding sequence ATGTCTCAACTGCCCATTCCCGTCACCGTGCTCACCGGCTTTCTCGGTGCCGGCAAGACCACGCTGCTGCGCCACATGCTCAAGGCCGAGCACGGCTTGCGCCTGGCGGTGATCGAGAACGAATTCAGCGCTACGCCCATCGATGGCCAACTGCTCGGCGATGAGCCGGTGAAGCTGGTCACCCTGGCCAACGGTTGCGTGTGCTGCTCGATCCACGTCGAGTTGGAAAAGGCGCTGTTTCTGTTGCTGGACAAACTCGACGCCGGCGAGCTGGCCTTCGACCGCCTGGTGATCGAGTGCACCGGTCTGGCTGACCCGGCGCCGGTGGCGCAGACCTTCTTCGCCACCGAAGAACTGGGGGCGCGCTACCGGCTCGATGGCATCGTCACCCTGGTCGATGCGGTCAACGCCGAGCGTCACCTGAGCGAGACCATCGCCCAGGCCCAGGTCGGTTTCGCCGACCTCATCCTGCTGAGCAAGACCGATCTGGCTGACGCGGCCAGCGTCGAGGCGCTGCGAGCCCGTTTGCAACGAATCAACCGGCGCGCGCCGGTTCAGGTGGTCGAGCATGGTCGTATCGATCTTGAATCACTGCTCGATCTGCGCGGTTTCGAACTCGATCCCACACCAGTGCGCGGCCTGACACTGCGCCCGCTGGCGCCCGCGACGAACACGCCGGATCGTATCCGTACGTTGGTGCTGGAGAGTGCCGAACCGGTCGATCTGGAGCGCCTGAGCGCCTTCATGGAAGGCTTGCTGGCACGTTTCGGCGATGCGCTGCTGCGCTACAAGGGCGTGCTCGCGGTGGCGAACGAGCCGCGTCGCCTGGTGTTCCAGGGCGTGCTGCGGCTGTATAGCTTCGACTGGGACAGCGAGTGGGCGCCGGACGAAACGCGCGAAAGCGTGCTGGTGTTCATCGGTGACGATCTGCCCGAGGACGAAATCCGTCAGGGGTTCGCCGAGGCACTCGGGCAGCGTTGA
- a CDS encoding PilZ domain-containing protein: protein MSDTANERRRFQRIAFDAPTVLVQGERRWSAVLHDLSLKGLMVETPADWNADPDQPFEAQIQLGDEARVKMEVLLTRTQAGYLGFVCRHIDLDSISHLRRLVELNLGDESLLERELAALGDKP from the coding sequence ATGAGTGATACAGCCAACGAGCGTCGGCGTTTTCAGCGCATCGCCTTCGACGCCCCCACCGTGCTCGTGCAAGGCGAGCGGCGCTGGTCGGCGGTGTTACATGACCTCTCGCTCAAGGGCCTGATGGTAGAGACGCCTGCGGATTGGAACGCCGATCCGGATCAACCGTTCGAGGCGCAGATCCAGCTCGGCGACGAGGCACGGGTGAAGATGGAAGTCCTGCTGACCCGAACCCAGGCCGGCTATCTCGGCTTCGTCTGCCGTCATATCGACCTGGATTCGATCAGCCATCTGCGTCGCCTGGTCGAGCTCAACCTGGGTGACGAGAGCCTGCTGGAGCGCGAGCTTGCCGCCCTCGGCGACAAACCCTGA
- a CDS encoding DUF3015 domain-containing protein: protein MSKRMLGRGLIFGVLSMASVGAFADAAGGNGCGWGNMLFEGQRGMAPHFLATTTNGTFGNATFGMTSGTNGCDTSGALGYNGRSMLAMNGMLDSIAEDMAMGQGEALDAYATLLGVEARDRAHFAKVTHDNFGSIFSQADATSEQVLAATLEVMSRDTQLARYVKQPA from the coding sequence ATGAGCAAGCGAATGTTGGGCAGGGGTCTGATCTTTGGCGTCCTGAGCATGGCCAGCGTAGGGGCGTTCGCCGACGCGGCCGGGGGCAACGGCTGCGGCTGGGGCAACATGCTATTCGAAGGACAGCGCGGCATGGCTCCACATTTCCTCGCCACCACCACCAACGGCACCTTTGGCAACGCTACCTTCGGCATGACCTCCGGCACCAACGGTTGCGACACCAGCGGCGCGCTGGGCTACAACGGCCGCTCGATGCTGGCGATGAACGGCATGCTCGACTCCATCGCCGAAGACATGGCCATGGGCCAGGGGGAGGCGCTCGATGCCTACGCGACCTTGCTGGGCGTCGAAGCTCGGGATCGTGCGCATTTCGCCAAGGTCACCCATGACAACTTCGGCAGCATCTTCAGCCAAGCCGATGCCACCAGTGAGCAGGTACTGGCGGCAACCCTGGAGGTGATGAGTCGCGATACACAGCTGGCGCGTTACGTGAAACAGCCCGCGTAG
- the glyA gene encoding serine hydroxymethyltransferase, whose protein sequence is MFSRDLNLARYDAELFAAMEQEAQRQEEHIELIASENYTSPAVMEAQGSVLTNKYAEGYPGKRYYGGCEYVDVVEQLAIDRAKELFGADYANVQPHAGSQANAAVYLALLSAGDTILGMSLAHGGHLTHGASVSSSGKLYNAVQYGITDAGLIDYDEVERLAVEHKPKMIVAGFSAYSQVLDFARFRAIADKVGAYLFVDMAHVAGLVAAGVYPNPVPFADVVTTTTHKTLRGPRGGLILAKKNEEIEKKLNSAVFPGAQGGPLEHVIAAKAVCFKEALQPEFKAYQQQVVKNAQVMAKVFIDNGYDVVSGGTQNHLFLLSLIKQDITGKDADAALGRAFITVNKNSVPNDPRSPFVTSGLRIGTPAVTTRGFKEDECRQLAGWICEVLANIGNDEVEGRVREQVKALCAKFPVYGN, encoded by the coding sequence ATGTTCAGCCGTGATTTGAACCTTGCTCGTTATGACGCCGAATTGTTTGCTGCCATGGAGCAGGAAGCCCAACGCCAGGAAGAACACATCGAGCTGATCGCCTCGGAAAACTACACCAGCCCGGCGGTAATGGAAGCCCAGGGCAGCGTGCTGACCAACAAGTACGCCGAGGGTTATCCGGGCAAGCGCTACTACGGTGGTTGCGAGTACGTCGACGTGGTCGAGCAACTGGCCATCGACCGCGCCAAGGAGCTGTTCGGTGCCGACTACGCCAACGTTCAGCCGCACGCTGGCTCGCAAGCCAACGCAGCTGTCTACCTGGCTCTGCTCAGCGCTGGTGACACCATCCTCGGCATGAGCCTGGCTCACGGCGGTCACCTGACCCACGGCGCCAGCGTTTCCTCCTCCGGCAAGCTGTACAACGCCGTGCAGTACGGCATCACCGATGCCGGCCTGATCGACTACGACGAAGTCGAGCGCCTGGCCGTCGAGCACAAGCCGAAGATGATCGTTGCCGGTTTCAGCGCCTACTCGCAGGTGCTGGACTTCGCCCGCTTCCGCGCCATCGCCGACAAGGTCGGTGCCTACCTGTTCGTCGACATGGCTCACGTGGCCGGCCTAGTTGCTGCTGGCGTTTACCCGAACCCGGTACCGTTCGCCGACGTGGTCACCACCACCACCCACAAGACCCTGCGCGGTCCGCGCGGCGGCCTGATCCTGGCGAAGAAGAACGAAGAGATCGAGAAGAAGCTCAACTCCGCGGTCTTCCCAGGCGCACAAGGCGGCCCGCTGGAGCACGTCATCGCCGCCAAGGCCGTGTGCTTCAAGGAAGCCCTGCAGCCCGAGTTCAAGGCTTACCAGCAGCAAGTGGTGAAGAACGCTCAGGTCATGGCCAAAGTGTTCATCGACAACGGCTACGACGTGGTTTCCGGCGGTACCCAGAACCACCTGTTCCTGCTCTCGCTGATCAAGCAAGACATCACCGGTAAAGATGCCGACGCCGCCCTGGGCCGCGCCTTCATCACCGTGAACAAGAACAGCGTACCGAACGACCCGCGTTCGCCGTTCGTCACCTCCGGCCTGCGTATCGGCACCCCGGCCGTGACCACGCGCGGCTTCAAGGAAGACGAGTGCCGTCAGTTGGCGGGCTGGATCTGCGAAGTGCTGGCCAACATCGGCAACGACGAAGTCGAAGGCCGTGTGCGTGAGCAGGTCAAAGCGCTGTGTGCCAAGTTCCCGGTTTACGGCAACTAA
- a CDS encoding FAD-dependent oxidoreductase — MPHTDLDCDLLVVGSGAAGLAAAVSAAHLGRRVILVEKEPVLGGATAWSGGWMWVPRNPLAKRAGIVEDLEQPRTYLRNELGEHYRPELIDAFLENCPDMVAFFEQHTALQFVDGNGIPDMHGDTPGAATGGHQVIAAPYDGHEVLDLLPRLRKTMRETSFMGMPIMAGADLAAFLNMTRSPKALLHVIRRFTTHLYHLARYGRAMHLVNGVALIARLARSAQDLGVQLMESTPAQRLIVEDGIVRGAVVQHAGKELTIRAKAVVLAAGGFPNDPLRRKAMFPRDASGHDNLALPPASCSGDGLRLGETAGGRVADDLRSPVAWAPVSKVPYPDGSVGHFPHIIDRGKPGIIGVLQNGQRFVNEAGGYYDYVDAMLKAIPEDQEACSWLICDHRFQRRYGLGFARPAPVPLWPHIRNGYLKRGNTLEELAAVCGIDPAGLALTVTEFNRHARQGEDPQFGRGSTPFNRRSGDANHKGPNPCVAPIEHGPFYAVKVQPGCFGTFAGLRTDGHARVLDDGGQAIIGLYAAGTDMASPLGGHYPSGGINLGPAMTFGYIAGRHAATLD, encoded by the coding sequence ATGCCTCACACCGACCTCGACTGCGACCTGCTGGTGGTGGGCTCCGGCGCTGCCGGGCTGGCCGCCGCCGTCAGCGCCGCCCACCTGGGTCGACGGGTGATCCTGGTAGAGAAAGAACCCGTACTGGGCGGAGCCACCGCCTGGTCCGGCGGCTGGATGTGGGTCCCGCGCAATCCGCTGGCCAAACGCGCCGGCATCGTGGAAGACCTCGAACAGCCGCGTACCTACCTGCGCAACGAGCTGGGTGAGCACTACCGTCCCGAACTGATCGATGCCTTCCTGGAAAACTGCCCGGACATGGTGGCGTTCTTCGAGCAGCACACAGCGCTGCAGTTCGTCGACGGCAATGGCATCCCCGACATGCACGGCGATACGCCCGGAGCTGCAACCGGAGGCCACCAGGTGATCGCCGCCCCGTACGACGGTCACGAAGTGCTCGACCTGCTGCCGCGACTGCGCAAGACCATGCGCGAAACCTCCTTCATGGGCATGCCGATCATGGCGGGGGCGGATCTCGCCGCCTTCCTCAACATGACGCGCTCGCCCAAGGCGTTGCTGCATGTGATCCGCCGTTTCACCACACACCTTTACCACCTGGCCCGCTATGGCCGCGCCATGCATCTGGTCAACGGCGTGGCACTGATCGCACGCCTGGCCCGCTCGGCGCAGGATCTTGGCGTACAACTGATGGAATCCACGCCAGCGCAGCGCCTGATCGTCGAGGACGGCATCGTGCGCGGTGCCGTGGTGCAGCACGCCGGCAAGGAGCTGACCATCCGCGCCAAAGCCGTGGTGCTGGCCGCTGGCGGCTTCCCCAACGACCCGCTGCGACGCAAGGCGATGTTCCCGCGTGATGCCAGCGGTCACGACAACCTCGCCCTGCCGCCCGCGTCTTGTTCAGGTGACGGCCTGCGCCTGGGCGAAACAGCGGGTGGCCGGGTCGCTGACGACCTGCGCTCCCCCGTGGCCTGGGCGCCTGTATCGAAGGTGCCCTACCCTGACGGCAGCGTCGGCCACTTCCCGCATATCATCGACCGCGGCAAGCCCGGCATCATCGGCGTGCTGCAAAACGGCCAGCGCTTCGTCAACGAAGCCGGCGGCTACTACGACTATGTCGACGCCATGCTCAAGGCCATTCCCGAGGATCAGGAGGCCTGCTCCTGGCTGATCTGCGACCACCGCTTCCAGCGTCGCTATGGCCTGGGCTTCGCGCGCCCGGCACCAGTGCCGCTGTGGCCGCATATCCGTAACGGCTACCTGAAGCGCGGCAACACGCTGGAAGAGCTGGCCGCGGTCTGCGGCATCGACCCGGCGGGCCTTGCCCTTACCGTCACCGAGTTCAACCGTCATGCACGCCAGGGCGAAGACCCGCAGTTCGGGCGCGGCAGCACACCGTTCAACCGCCGCAGCGGCGACGCCAACCACAAGGGCCCGAACCCCTGCGTCGCGCCCATCGAGCACGGCCCGTTCTACGCGGTGAAGGTACAACCGGGCTGCTTCGGCACCTTTGCCGGGCTGCGTACAGACGGCCATGCCCGCGTGCTGGACGATGGCGGCCAAGCAATTATCGGTCTTTATGCCGCAGGCACCGACATGGCCAGCCCACTGGGCGGTCATTACCCGTCCGGCGGGATCAACCTGGGGCCGGCCATGACATTTGGCTACATTGCCGGACGACACGCAGCAACCCTGGACTAA
- a CDS encoding methyl-accepting chemotaxis protein produces MRWIIERTADLKVGHKLLLGFSLVMLLTLAVALGGWRTASDILRHAEHSSQVTLLQQQILQLRLLEKDHLLAPQTGLHNKVTAQHAIIAEQLDRLADGREQLDTLRSGNDAYLQRFEHLRQTQAKAASTQTGMAIRAEEALIQFEMVAQDQLNSIRDQLFEGENRSDDSVTQAETANQLARDLLRLRLAESQFIQYGTAEQASLWQERLDAMTATAQQLRSQLPSLQQASLDEALRALDSYRESFNYYRRSLEAEQQSGIELAELAQRMLLQGEELLRQQQTDMHQQNERSLQGLALLTVIALLLGFLASWLIRRMIVTPLRDCLQLAQQVASGDLNGARLPLRRDEVGLLLAALQEMRDSLRELIGQIGGSASQIAAAAEELSAVSEQTRAGVKEQSQESSQTACAMQQMVGSVQQVAGDAEQASQAAQQAERQARDGDRLVREVIGQIEHLAKEVMRTEETVDQVHKESQRIGSVLDVIKSVAEQTNLLALNAAIEAARAGEQGRGFAVVADEVRGLARRTQDSTSEIEALIERLQQRVQQAVAQTQASQQLSQSAVAGVEVAGQTLGQINQAVALIEQMNQQIASAAEQQSAVAMEINRSLDNVRGISEQSASATEQTALSSAELARLGGELQMQIGRFRT; encoded by the coding sequence ATGCGCTGGATTATCGAACGCACTGCCGACCTCAAGGTCGGCCACAAGCTCCTGCTGGGCTTTTCCCTGGTCATGCTGCTGACCCTGGCGGTCGCCCTGGGCGGTTGGCGCACAGCCAGCGATATCCTCCGGCACGCCGAGCACTCCAGTCAGGTCACCCTGTTGCAACAGCAGATCCTGCAACTGCGCCTGCTGGAAAAGGATCACCTGCTCGCGCCGCAGACCGGCCTGCATAACAAGGTCACGGCTCAGCACGCCATCATTGCCGAGCAGTTGGATCGCCTCGCGGATGGCCGCGAGCAACTGGATACTCTGCGCAGCGGCAACGACGCCTACCTGCAGCGCTTCGAGCATCTGCGGCAGACCCAAGCGAAGGCTGCCTCCACCCAGACCGGCATGGCGATACGTGCCGAGGAAGCCTTGATCCAGTTCGAAATGGTCGCCCAGGATCAACTGAATTCGATCCGCGACCAGTTGTTCGAGGGCGAGAATCGCTCCGACGACAGCGTCACCCAGGCGGAGACCGCCAACCAGTTGGCCCGTGATCTGTTGCGCCTGCGTCTGGCGGAAAGCCAGTTCATTCAGTACGGCACAGCCGAGCAGGCCAGCCTCTGGCAGGAACGCCTCGATGCCATGACGGCAACCGCGCAACAACTTCGATCCCAGTTGCCCTCACTGCAGCAGGCATCGCTCGACGAAGCGCTACGGGCGCTGGATAGCTACCGCGAGTCGTTCAATTACTACCGCCGTAGCCTGGAGGCCGAGCAACAGAGCGGCATCGAACTCGCCGAATTGGCGCAGCGTATGCTGCTGCAAGGCGAGGAGCTGCTGCGCCAGCAACAGACGGACATGCACCAGCAGAACGAACGGTCGCTGCAAGGCCTGGCCCTGCTGACCGTGATCGCCCTGTTGCTGGGTTTCCTGGCCAGCTGGCTGATCCGCCGGATGATCGTCACGCCGCTGCGCGACTGTCTGCAGTTGGCCCAGCAGGTTGCCTCCGGAGATCTCAATGGCGCACGCCTGCCACTGCGTCGCGATGAAGTCGGCTTGCTCCTGGCCGCCCTGCAGGAAATGCGCGACAGCCTGCGTGAGCTGATCGGCCAGATCGGTGGCAGCGCCAGCCAGATCGCCGCAGCGGCCGAAGAACTTTCAGCGGTCAGCGAGCAGACCCGTGCAGGCGTGAAGGAGCAAAGCCAGGAGTCCAGCCAGACCGCCTGCGCCATGCAGCAGATGGTCGGCAGCGTGCAACAGGTGGCCGGCGACGCCGAACAGGCATCGCAAGCAGCGCAGCAAGCCGAGCGACAGGCACGCGACGGTGACCGCCTGGTGCGCGAAGTGATCGGACAGATCGAACACCTGGCCAAGGAAGTGATGCGCACCGAAGAGACCGTCGATCAGGTGCACAAGGAAAGCCAACGCATCGGCAGCGTCCTCGACGTGATCAAGTCGGTAGCCGAACAGACTAATCTGCTCGCGCTGAACGCCGCCATCGAAGCCGCACGAGCGGGTGAGCAGGGCCGTGGCTTTGCCGTGGTGGCCGACGAAGTCCGTGGGCTGGCACGCCGAACCCAGGATTCCACCAGCGAAATCGAAGCGCTGATCGAGCGTCTGCAACAACGCGTGCAGCAGGCCGTGGCGCAAACTCAGGCCAGCCAGCAATTGAGCCAGAGCGCCGTGGCAGGCGTCGAAGTCGCCGGCCAGACGCTGGGCCAGATCAACCAGGCGGTGGCGCTCATCGAACAGATGAACCAGCAGATCGCCAGTGCCGCGGAGCAGCAGAGCGCGGTCGCGATGGAGATCAATCGCAGCCTGGACAATGTACGCGGCATCAGCGAACAGAGTGCCAGTGCCACCGAACAGACCGCACTGTCCAGCGCCGAGCTGGCCAGGCTGGGTGGCGAGTTGCAGATGCAGATCGGCCGCTTTCGCACCTGA